In Osmia bicornis bicornis chromosome 1, iOsmBic2.1, whole genome shotgun sequence, the following proteins share a genomic window:
- the LOC114871861 gene encoding oxysterol-binding protein-related protein 9 isoform X6: MSMMEGSLSKWTNVVNGWQYRWFVLDDNAGLLSYYTSKEKMMRGARRGCVRLRGAIIGIDDEDDSTFTITTSSYKDDPKTFHFQTRNAEERERWIRALEDTILRHSHARWDPKKSPPKQDFDRKVAEADAYLQLLIDQIKLIETKQRNIAAEDEEKQQKYGAILTQANAMLNSVKHTIVQLQIAKNTAIPVNGIYRGPTDPIHVSSPLSHTVVDRDLPVPQFSYSSSDEDEDYYDAADEIAPPSVVQNHIAVRRRDSERPQSHTDVTSNENRKQPPLPPIKGDGSVDYDALYEEESETEMDSMESHGSVVTHLLSQVKIGMDLTKVALPTFILERRSLLEMYADYFTHPDQFVRIADMPSPKDRMVQVVRWYLCSFHAGRKSGVAKKPYNPILGEIFRCHWDIPNDNVDSSIDSKLVNDGPVPWCKENQLSFIAEQVSHHPPISAFYAEHYTKKISFGAHVWTKSKFLGLSIGVHNVGKGWVNVLEHGEEYVLTFPNGYGRSILTVPWIELGGTATIHCTQTGYHATVEFITKPFYGGKRNRITCQITQPGDKKPFLVINGEWSGAMEAKWADGRTEIFADVKELHTQRKLVKTVCEQEEHESRKVWRDVTVGLKINDMETATAAKCTIEQKQRDEARIRKETNTNWQTKLFKETKDGSWVYIKPLADRLHSCSSQVSAI; the protein is encoded by the exons ATGTCGATGATGGAAGGTTCACTTAGCAAATGGACAAATGTTGTTAACGGGTGGCAATATCGTTGGTTTGTTTTGGACGACAATGCTGGGCTTTTGTCGTATTACACG AGTAAAGAGAAAATGATGAGAGGAGCACGTAGAGGATGTGTTCGTTTAAGAGGTGCTATTATAGGCATTGATGATGAAGATGATAGTACATTTACAATTACTACATCATCATATAAAGATGACCCaaaaacatttcattttcaaacaaGAAATGCAGAAGAAAGAGAACGATGGATTCGTGCTTTAGAAGATACTATACTAAGACATTCGCATGCT AGATGGGATCCTAAAAAATCTCCTCCAAAACAAGACTTTGATCGTAAAGTTGCAGAAGCAGATGCATATCtacaattattaatagatcaaataaaattaattgaaacaaagcaaagaaatattgcagcagaagatgaagaaaagcAGCAGAAATATGGAGCAATTTTAACACAAGCAAATGCAATGCTTAATTCTGTTAAACATACAATTGTGCAATTACAAATTGCAAAG AACACAGCTATACCTGTCAATGGAATATATAGGGGTCCAACAGATCCAATACATGTTTCATCTCCTCTATCTCATA CTGTTGTAGATAGGGATCTTCCTGTACCACAGTTTTCTTATTCATCTTCGGACGAAGATGAGGATTATTATGATGCAGCAGATGAAATAGCTCCTCCTTCTGTAGTACAAAATCATATCGCTGT TAGAAGACGAGATAGTGAACGCCCGCAATCACATACGGATGTTACTTCAAACGAAAATCGAAAACAACCACCATTACCTCCTATAAAAGGCGATGGATCAGTCGATTACGATG CCCTTTATGAAGAGGAAAGCGAAACAGAAA TGGATTCTATGGAATCCCATGGATCTGTTGTCACTCATCTTTTATCCCAAGTAAAAATTGGTATGGATTTAACAAAAGTTGCATTGCCTACATTTATTTTGGAGCGCAGGTCACTCCTTGAAATGTATGCAGATTACTTTACTCATCCAGACCAGTTTGTAAG AATAGCAGATATGCCTTCTCCCAAAGATAGAATGGTGCAAGTAGTTCGATGGTATTTATGTAGTTTTCATGCAGGTCGAAAATCAGGAGTAGCAAAAAAACCATATAATCCAATATTAGGTGAAATTTTTCGATGTCATTGGGATATTCCTAATGATAATGTAGATAGTTCAATTGATTCAAAATTAGTTAACGACGGTCCTGTACCTTGGTGTAAAGAGAATCAACTTTCATTCATTGCTGAACAGGTCTCTCATCATCCTCCTA TAAGTGCATTTTATGCTGAAcattatacaaaaaaaattagTTTTGGAGCACATGTTTGGACAAAGAGTAAATTCCTTGGTCTGAGTATAGGAGTACACAATGTTGGAAAGGGTTGGGTAAATGTCTTAGAACATGGTGAAGAATATGTATTAACTTTTCCAAATGGTTATGGTAGATCTATCCTCACTGTACCTTGGATAGAATTAGGAGGAACAGCAACTATACATTGTACACAAACTGGCTACCATGCTACTGTAGAATTCATAACTAAACCTTTTTATGGGGGTAAACGTAATCGAATCACATGTCAAATTACTCAACCAGGAGACAAAAAACCATTCCTTGTTATCAATGGAGAATGGAGTGGAGCTATGGAAGCAAAGTGGGCTGATGGA aggactgaaatatttgcGGATGTTAAAGAACTTCATACGCAAAGAAAATTAGTAAAGACAGTCTGTGAACAAGAAGAACATGAATCGCGAAAAGTTTGGCGCGATGTAACCGTAggattaaaaattaacgatATGGAAACAGCAACTGCAGCTAAGTGTACAATTGAACAGAAACAACGAGACGAAGCACGTATAAGAAAAGAAACTAATACTAATTGGCAAACGAAG cTGTTCAAAGAAACCAAAGATGGCAGCTGGGTTTACATAAAACCTCTTGCAGACAGATTACATTCTTGTTCGAGCCAAGTGAGtgcaatataa
- the LOC114871861 gene encoding oxysterol-binding protein-related protein 9 isoform X4 — protein sequence MSMMEGSLSKWTNVVNGWQYRWFVLDDNAGLLSYYTSKEKMMRGARRGCVRLRGAIIGIDDEDDSTFTITTSSYKDDPKTFHFQTRNAEERERWIRALEDTILRHSHARWDPKKSPPKQDFDRKVAEADAYLQLLIDQIKLIETKQRNIAAEDEEKQQKYGAILTQANAMLNSVKHTIVQLQIAKNTAIPVNGIYRGPTDPIHVSSPLSHIAAREPEAAVQTGIELGSECIEPRIPILSTAVVDRDLPVPQFSYSSSDEDEDYYDAADEIAPPSVVQNHIAVRRRDSERPQSHTDVTSNENRKQPPLPPIKGDGSVDYDALYEEESETEMDSMESHGSVVTHLLSQVKIGMDLTKVALPTFILERRSLLEMYADYFTHPDQFVRIADMPSPKDRMVQVVRWYLCSFHAGRKSGVAKKPYNPILGEIFRCHWDIPNDNVDSSIDSKLVNDGPVPWCKENQLSFIAEQVSHHPPISAFYAEHYTKKISFGAHVWTKSKFLGLSIGVHNVGKGWVNVLEHGEEYVLTFPNGYGRSILTVPWIELGGTATIHCTQTGYHATVEFITKPFYGGKRNRITCQITQPGDKKPFLVINGEWSGAMEAKWADGRTEIFADVKELHTQRKLVKTVCEQEEHESRKVWRDVTVGLKINDMETATAAKCTIEQKQRDEARIRKETNTNWQTKLFKETKDGSWVYIKPLADRLHSCSSQVSAI from the exons ATGTCGATGATGGAAGGTTCACTTAGCAAATGGACAAATGTTGTTAACGGGTGGCAATATCGTTGGTTTGTTTTGGACGACAATGCTGGGCTTTTGTCGTATTACACG AGTAAAGAGAAAATGATGAGAGGAGCACGTAGAGGATGTGTTCGTTTAAGAGGTGCTATTATAGGCATTGATGATGAAGATGATAGTACATTTACAATTACTACATCATCATATAAAGATGACCCaaaaacatttcattttcaaacaaGAAATGCAGAAGAAAGAGAACGATGGATTCGTGCTTTAGAAGATACTATACTAAGACATTCGCATGCT AGATGGGATCCTAAAAAATCTCCTCCAAAACAAGACTTTGATCGTAAAGTTGCAGAAGCAGATGCATATCtacaattattaatagatcaaataaaattaattgaaacaaagcaaagaaatattgcagcagaagatgaagaaaagcAGCAGAAATATGGAGCAATTTTAACACAAGCAAATGCAATGCTTAATTCTGTTAAACATACAATTGTGCAATTACAAATTGCAAAG AACACAGCTATACCTGTCAATGGAATATATAGGGGTCCAACAGATCCAATACATGTTTCATCTCCTCTATCTCATA TTGCTGCTAGAGAACCAGAGGCAGCTGTACAAACTGGAATTGAATTAGGTTCTGAATGTATAGAACCAAGAATACCTATATTGTCCACTG CTGTTGTAGATAGGGATCTTCCTGTACCACAGTTTTCTTATTCATCTTCGGACGAAGATGAGGATTATTATGATGCAGCAGATGAAATAGCTCCTCCTTCTGTAGTACAAAATCATATCGCTGT TAGAAGACGAGATAGTGAACGCCCGCAATCACATACGGATGTTACTTCAAACGAAAATCGAAAACAACCACCATTACCTCCTATAAAAGGCGATGGATCAGTCGATTACGATG CCCTTTATGAAGAGGAAAGCGAAACAGAAA TGGATTCTATGGAATCCCATGGATCTGTTGTCACTCATCTTTTATCCCAAGTAAAAATTGGTATGGATTTAACAAAAGTTGCATTGCCTACATTTATTTTGGAGCGCAGGTCACTCCTTGAAATGTATGCAGATTACTTTACTCATCCAGACCAGTTTGTAAG AATAGCAGATATGCCTTCTCCCAAAGATAGAATGGTGCAAGTAGTTCGATGGTATTTATGTAGTTTTCATGCAGGTCGAAAATCAGGAGTAGCAAAAAAACCATATAATCCAATATTAGGTGAAATTTTTCGATGTCATTGGGATATTCCTAATGATAATGTAGATAGTTCAATTGATTCAAAATTAGTTAACGACGGTCCTGTACCTTGGTGTAAAGAGAATCAACTTTCATTCATTGCTGAACAGGTCTCTCATCATCCTCCTA TAAGTGCATTTTATGCTGAAcattatacaaaaaaaattagTTTTGGAGCACATGTTTGGACAAAGAGTAAATTCCTTGGTCTGAGTATAGGAGTACACAATGTTGGAAAGGGTTGGGTAAATGTCTTAGAACATGGTGAAGAATATGTATTAACTTTTCCAAATGGTTATGGTAGATCTATCCTCACTGTACCTTGGATAGAATTAGGAGGAACAGCAACTATACATTGTACACAAACTGGCTACCATGCTACTGTAGAATTCATAACTAAACCTTTTTATGGGGGTAAACGTAATCGAATCACATGTCAAATTACTCAACCAGGAGACAAAAAACCATTCCTTGTTATCAATGGAGAATGGAGTGGAGCTATGGAAGCAAAGTGGGCTGATGGA aggactgaaatatttgcGGATGTTAAAGAACTTCATACGCAAAGAAAATTAGTAAAGACAGTCTGTGAACAAGAAGAACATGAATCGCGAAAAGTTTGGCGCGATGTAACCGTAggattaaaaattaacgatATGGAAACAGCAACTGCAGCTAAGTGTACAATTGAACAGAAACAACGAGACGAAGCACGTATAAGAAAAGAAACTAATACTAATTGGCAAACGAAG cTGTTCAAAGAAACCAAAGATGGCAGCTGGGTTTACATAAAACCTCTTGCAGACAGATTACATTCTTGTTCGAGCCAAGTGAGtgcaatataa
- the LOC114871861 gene encoding oxysterol-binding protein-related protein 9 isoform X1 — protein MSMMEGSLSKWTNVVNGWQYRWFVLDDNAGLLSYYTSKEKMMRGARRGCVRLRGAIIGIDDEDDSTFTITTSSYKDDPKTFHFQTRNAEERERWIRALEDTILRHSHARWDPKKSPPKQDFDRKVAEADAYLQLLIDQIKLIETKQRNIAAEDEEKQQKYGAILTQANAMLNSVKHTIVQLQIAKNTAIPVNGIYRGPTDPIHVSSPLSHTLVAAREPEAAVQTGIELGSECIEPRIPILSTAVVDRDLPVPQFSYSSSDEDEDYYDAADEIAPPSVVQNHIAVRRRDSERPQSHTDVTSNENRKQPPLPPIKGDGSVDYDALYEEESETEMDSMESHGSVVTHLLSQVKIGMDLTKVALPTFILERRSLLEMYADYFTHPDQFVRIADMPSPKDRMVQVVRWYLCSFHAGRKSGVAKKPYNPILGEIFRCHWDIPNDNVDSSIDSKLVNDGPVPWCKENQLSFIAEQVSHHPPISAFYAEHYTKKISFGAHVWTKSKFLGLSIGVHNVGKGWVNVLEHGEEYVLTFPNGYGRSILTVPWIELGGTATIHCTQTGYHATVEFITKPFYGGKRNRITCQITQPGDKKPFLVINGEWSGAMEAKWADGRTEIFADVKELHTQRKLVKTVCEQEEHESRKVWRDVTVGLKINDMETATAAKCTIEQKQRDEARIRKETNTNWQTKLFKETKDGSWVYIKPLADRLHSCSSQVSAI, from the exons ATGTCGATGATGGAAGGTTCACTTAGCAAATGGACAAATGTTGTTAACGGGTGGCAATATCGTTGGTTTGTTTTGGACGACAATGCTGGGCTTTTGTCGTATTACACG AGTAAAGAGAAAATGATGAGAGGAGCACGTAGAGGATGTGTTCGTTTAAGAGGTGCTATTATAGGCATTGATGATGAAGATGATAGTACATTTACAATTACTACATCATCATATAAAGATGACCCaaaaacatttcattttcaaacaaGAAATGCAGAAGAAAGAGAACGATGGATTCGTGCTTTAGAAGATACTATACTAAGACATTCGCATGCT AGATGGGATCCTAAAAAATCTCCTCCAAAACAAGACTTTGATCGTAAAGTTGCAGAAGCAGATGCATATCtacaattattaatagatcaaataaaattaattgaaacaaagcaaagaaatattgcagcagaagatgaagaaaagcAGCAGAAATATGGAGCAATTTTAACACAAGCAAATGCAATGCTTAATTCTGTTAAACATACAATTGTGCAATTACAAATTGCAAAG AACACAGCTATACCTGTCAATGGAATATATAGGGGTCCAACAGATCCAATACATGTTTCATCTCCTCTATCTCATA CTTTAGTTGCTGCTAGAGAACCAGAGGCAGCTGTACAAACTGGAATTGAATTAGGTTCTGAATGTATAGAACCAAGAATACCTATATTGTCCACTG CTGTTGTAGATAGGGATCTTCCTGTACCACAGTTTTCTTATTCATCTTCGGACGAAGATGAGGATTATTATGATGCAGCAGATGAAATAGCTCCTCCTTCTGTAGTACAAAATCATATCGCTGT TAGAAGACGAGATAGTGAACGCCCGCAATCACATACGGATGTTACTTCAAACGAAAATCGAAAACAACCACCATTACCTCCTATAAAAGGCGATGGATCAGTCGATTACGATG CCCTTTATGAAGAGGAAAGCGAAACAGAAA TGGATTCTATGGAATCCCATGGATCTGTTGTCACTCATCTTTTATCCCAAGTAAAAATTGGTATGGATTTAACAAAAGTTGCATTGCCTACATTTATTTTGGAGCGCAGGTCACTCCTTGAAATGTATGCAGATTACTTTACTCATCCAGACCAGTTTGTAAG AATAGCAGATATGCCTTCTCCCAAAGATAGAATGGTGCAAGTAGTTCGATGGTATTTATGTAGTTTTCATGCAGGTCGAAAATCAGGAGTAGCAAAAAAACCATATAATCCAATATTAGGTGAAATTTTTCGATGTCATTGGGATATTCCTAATGATAATGTAGATAGTTCAATTGATTCAAAATTAGTTAACGACGGTCCTGTACCTTGGTGTAAAGAGAATCAACTTTCATTCATTGCTGAACAGGTCTCTCATCATCCTCCTA TAAGTGCATTTTATGCTGAAcattatacaaaaaaaattagTTTTGGAGCACATGTTTGGACAAAGAGTAAATTCCTTGGTCTGAGTATAGGAGTACACAATGTTGGAAAGGGTTGGGTAAATGTCTTAGAACATGGTGAAGAATATGTATTAACTTTTCCAAATGGTTATGGTAGATCTATCCTCACTGTACCTTGGATAGAATTAGGAGGAACAGCAACTATACATTGTACACAAACTGGCTACCATGCTACTGTAGAATTCATAACTAAACCTTTTTATGGGGGTAAACGTAATCGAATCACATGTCAAATTACTCAACCAGGAGACAAAAAACCATTCCTTGTTATCAATGGAGAATGGAGTGGAGCTATGGAAGCAAAGTGGGCTGATGGA aggactgaaatatttgcGGATGTTAAAGAACTTCATACGCAAAGAAAATTAGTAAAGACAGTCTGTGAACAAGAAGAACATGAATCGCGAAAAGTTTGGCGCGATGTAACCGTAggattaaaaattaacgatATGGAAACAGCAACTGCAGCTAAGTGTACAATTGAACAGAAACAACGAGACGAAGCACGTATAAGAAAAGAAACTAATACTAATTGGCAAACGAAG cTGTTCAAAGAAACCAAAGATGGCAGCTGGGTTTACATAAAACCTCTTGCAGACAGATTACATTCTTGTTCGAGCCAAGTGAGtgcaatataa
- the LOC114871861 gene encoding oxysterol-binding protein-related protein 9 isoform X5, whose product MSMMEGSLSKWTNVVNGWQYRWFVLDDNAGLLSYYTSKEKMMRGARRGCVRLRGAIIGIDDEDDSTFTITTSSYKDDPKTFHFQTRNAEERERWIRALEDTILRHSHARWDPKKSPPKQDFDRKVAEADAYLQLLIDQIKLIETKQRNIAAEDEEKQQKYGAILTQANAMLNSVKHTIVQLQIAKNTAIPVNGIYRGPTDPIHVSSPLSHIAAREPEAAVQTGIELGSECIEPRIPILSTAVVDRDLPVPQFSYSSSDEDEDYYDAADEIAPPSVVQNHIAVRRDSERPQSHTDVTSNENRKQPPLPPIKGDGSVDYDALYEEESETEMDSMESHGSVVTHLLSQVKIGMDLTKVALPTFILERRSLLEMYADYFTHPDQFVRIADMPSPKDRMVQVVRWYLCSFHAGRKSGVAKKPYNPILGEIFRCHWDIPNDNVDSSIDSKLVNDGPVPWCKENQLSFIAEQVSHHPPISAFYAEHYTKKISFGAHVWTKSKFLGLSIGVHNVGKGWVNVLEHGEEYVLTFPNGYGRSILTVPWIELGGTATIHCTQTGYHATVEFITKPFYGGKRNRITCQITQPGDKKPFLVINGEWSGAMEAKWADGRTEIFADVKELHTQRKLVKTVCEQEEHESRKVWRDVTVGLKINDMETATAAKCTIEQKQRDEARIRKETNTNWQTKLFKETKDGSWVYIKPLADRLHSCSSQVSAI is encoded by the exons ATGTCGATGATGGAAGGTTCACTTAGCAAATGGACAAATGTTGTTAACGGGTGGCAATATCGTTGGTTTGTTTTGGACGACAATGCTGGGCTTTTGTCGTATTACACG AGTAAAGAGAAAATGATGAGAGGAGCACGTAGAGGATGTGTTCGTTTAAGAGGTGCTATTATAGGCATTGATGATGAAGATGATAGTACATTTACAATTACTACATCATCATATAAAGATGACCCaaaaacatttcattttcaaacaaGAAATGCAGAAGAAAGAGAACGATGGATTCGTGCTTTAGAAGATACTATACTAAGACATTCGCATGCT AGATGGGATCCTAAAAAATCTCCTCCAAAACAAGACTTTGATCGTAAAGTTGCAGAAGCAGATGCATATCtacaattattaatagatcaaataaaattaattgaaacaaagcaaagaaatattgcagcagaagatgaagaaaagcAGCAGAAATATGGAGCAATTTTAACACAAGCAAATGCAATGCTTAATTCTGTTAAACATACAATTGTGCAATTACAAATTGCAAAG AACACAGCTATACCTGTCAATGGAATATATAGGGGTCCAACAGATCCAATACATGTTTCATCTCCTCTATCTCATA TTGCTGCTAGAGAACCAGAGGCAGCTGTACAAACTGGAATTGAATTAGGTTCTGAATGTATAGAACCAAGAATACCTATATTGTCCACTG CTGTTGTAGATAGGGATCTTCCTGTACCACAGTTTTCTTATTCATCTTCGGACGAAGATGAGGATTATTATGATGCAGCAGATGAAATAGCTCCTCCTTCTGTAGTACAAAATCATATCGCTGT AAGACGAGATAGTGAACGCCCGCAATCACATACGGATGTTACTTCAAACGAAAATCGAAAACAACCACCATTACCTCCTATAAAAGGCGATGGATCAGTCGATTACGATG CCCTTTATGAAGAGGAAAGCGAAACAGAAA TGGATTCTATGGAATCCCATGGATCTGTTGTCACTCATCTTTTATCCCAAGTAAAAATTGGTATGGATTTAACAAAAGTTGCATTGCCTACATTTATTTTGGAGCGCAGGTCACTCCTTGAAATGTATGCAGATTACTTTACTCATCCAGACCAGTTTGTAAG AATAGCAGATATGCCTTCTCCCAAAGATAGAATGGTGCAAGTAGTTCGATGGTATTTATGTAGTTTTCATGCAGGTCGAAAATCAGGAGTAGCAAAAAAACCATATAATCCAATATTAGGTGAAATTTTTCGATGTCATTGGGATATTCCTAATGATAATGTAGATAGTTCAATTGATTCAAAATTAGTTAACGACGGTCCTGTACCTTGGTGTAAAGAGAATCAACTTTCATTCATTGCTGAACAGGTCTCTCATCATCCTCCTA TAAGTGCATTTTATGCTGAAcattatacaaaaaaaattagTTTTGGAGCACATGTTTGGACAAAGAGTAAATTCCTTGGTCTGAGTATAGGAGTACACAATGTTGGAAAGGGTTGGGTAAATGTCTTAGAACATGGTGAAGAATATGTATTAACTTTTCCAAATGGTTATGGTAGATCTATCCTCACTGTACCTTGGATAGAATTAGGAGGAACAGCAACTATACATTGTACACAAACTGGCTACCATGCTACTGTAGAATTCATAACTAAACCTTTTTATGGGGGTAAACGTAATCGAATCACATGTCAAATTACTCAACCAGGAGACAAAAAACCATTCCTTGTTATCAATGGAGAATGGAGTGGAGCTATGGAAGCAAAGTGGGCTGATGGA aggactgaaatatttgcGGATGTTAAAGAACTTCATACGCAAAGAAAATTAGTAAAGACAGTCTGTGAACAAGAAGAACATGAATCGCGAAAAGTTTGGCGCGATGTAACCGTAggattaaaaattaacgatATGGAAACAGCAACTGCAGCTAAGTGTACAATTGAACAGAAACAACGAGACGAAGCACGTATAAGAAAAGAAACTAATACTAATTGGCAAACGAAG cTGTTCAAAGAAACCAAAGATGGCAGCTGGGTTTACATAAAACCTCTTGCAGACAGATTACATTCTTGTTCGAGCCAAGTGAGtgcaatataa
- the LOC114871861 gene encoding oxysterol-binding protein-related protein 9 isoform X2, protein MSMMEGSLSKWTNVVNGWQYRWFVLDDNAGLLSYYTSKEKMMRGARRGCVRLRGAIIGIDDEDDSTFTITTSSYKDDPKTFHFQTRNAEERERWIRALEDTILRHSHARWDPKKSPPKQDFDRKVAEADAYLQLLIDQIKLIETKQRNIAAEDEEKQQKYGAILTQANAMLNSVKHTIVQLQIAKNTAIPVNGIYRGPTDPIHVSSPLSHTLVAAREPEAAVQTGIELGSECIEPRIPILSTAVVDRDLPVPQFSYSSSDEDEDYYDAADEIAPPSVVQNHIAVRRDSERPQSHTDVTSNENRKQPPLPPIKGDGSVDYDALYEEESETEMDSMESHGSVVTHLLSQVKIGMDLTKVALPTFILERRSLLEMYADYFTHPDQFVRIADMPSPKDRMVQVVRWYLCSFHAGRKSGVAKKPYNPILGEIFRCHWDIPNDNVDSSIDSKLVNDGPVPWCKENQLSFIAEQVSHHPPISAFYAEHYTKKISFGAHVWTKSKFLGLSIGVHNVGKGWVNVLEHGEEYVLTFPNGYGRSILTVPWIELGGTATIHCTQTGYHATVEFITKPFYGGKRNRITCQITQPGDKKPFLVINGEWSGAMEAKWADGRTEIFADVKELHTQRKLVKTVCEQEEHESRKVWRDVTVGLKINDMETATAAKCTIEQKQRDEARIRKETNTNWQTKLFKETKDGSWVYIKPLADRLHSCSSQVSAI, encoded by the exons ATGTCGATGATGGAAGGTTCACTTAGCAAATGGACAAATGTTGTTAACGGGTGGCAATATCGTTGGTTTGTTTTGGACGACAATGCTGGGCTTTTGTCGTATTACACG AGTAAAGAGAAAATGATGAGAGGAGCACGTAGAGGATGTGTTCGTTTAAGAGGTGCTATTATAGGCATTGATGATGAAGATGATAGTACATTTACAATTACTACATCATCATATAAAGATGACCCaaaaacatttcattttcaaacaaGAAATGCAGAAGAAAGAGAACGATGGATTCGTGCTTTAGAAGATACTATACTAAGACATTCGCATGCT AGATGGGATCCTAAAAAATCTCCTCCAAAACAAGACTTTGATCGTAAAGTTGCAGAAGCAGATGCATATCtacaattattaatagatcaaataaaattaattgaaacaaagcaaagaaatattgcagcagaagatgaagaaaagcAGCAGAAATATGGAGCAATTTTAACACAAGCAAATGCAATGCTTAATTCTGTTAAACATACAATTGTGCAATTACAAATTGCAAAG AACACAGCTATACCTGTCAATGGAATATATAGGGGTCCAACAGATCCAATACATGTTTCATCTCCTCTATCTCATA CTTTAGTTGCTGCTAGAGAACCAGAGGCAGCTGTACAAACTGGAATTGAATTAGGTTCTGAATGTATAGAACCAAGAATACCTATATTGTCCACTG CTGTTGTAGATAGGGATCTTCCTGTACCACAGTTTTCTTATTCATCTTCGGACGAAGATGAGGATTATTATGATGCAGCAGATGAAATAGCTCCTCCTTCTGTAGTACAAAATCATATCGCTGT AAGACGAGATAGTGAACGCCCGCAATCACATACGGATGTTACTTCAAACGAAAATCGAAAACAACCACCATTACCTCCTATAAAAGGCGATGGATCAGTCGATTACGATG CCCTTTATGAAGAGGAAAGCGAAACAGAAA TGGATTCTATGGAATCCCATGGATCTGTTGTCACTCATCTTTTATCCCAAGTAAAAATTGGTATGGATTTAACAAAAGTTGCATTGCCTACATTTATTTTGGAGCGCAGGTCACTCCTTGAAATGTATGCAGATTACTTTACTCATCCAGACCAGTTTGTAAG AATAGCAGATATGCCTTCTCCCAAAGATAGAATGGTGCAAGTAGTTCGATGGTATTTATGTAGTTTTCATGCAGGTCGAAAATCAGGAGTAGCAAAAAAACCATATAATCCAATATTAGGTGAAATTTTTCGATGTCATTGGGATATTCCTAATGATAATGTAGATAGTTCAATTGATTCAAAATTAGTTAACGACGGTCCTGTACCTTGGTGTAAAGAGAATCAACTTTCATTCATTGCTGAACAGGTCTCTCATCATCCTCCTA TAAGTGCATTTTATGCTGAAcattatacaaaaaaaattagTTTTGGAGCACATGTTTGGACAAAGAGTAAATTCCTTGGTCTGAGTATAGGAGTACACAATGTTGGAAAGGGTTGGGTAAATGTCTTAGAACATGGTGAAGAATATGTATTAACTTTTCCAAATGGTTATGGTAGATCTATCCTCACTGTACCTTGGATAGAATTAGGAGGAACAGCAACTATACATTGTACACAAACTGGCTACCATGCTACTGTAGAATTCATAACTAAACCTTTTTATGGGGGTAAACGTAATCGAATCACATGTCAAATTACTCAACCAGGAGACAAAAAACCATTCCTTGTTATCAATGGAGAATGGAGTGGAGCTATGGAAGCAAAGTGGGCTGATGGA aggactgaaatatttgcGGATGTTAAAGAACTTCATACGCAAAGAAAATTAGTAAAGACAGTCTGTGAACAAGAAGAACATGAATCGCGAAAAGTTTGGCGCGATGTAACCGTAggattaaaaattaacgatATGGAAACAGCAACTGCAGCTAAGTGTACAATTGAACAGAAACAACGAGACGAAGCACGTATAAGAAAAGAAACTAATACTAATTGGCAAACGAAG cTGTTCAAAGAAACCAAAGATGGCAGCTGGGTTTACATAAAACCTCTTGCAGACAGATTACATTCTTGTTCGAGCCAAGTGAGtgcaatataa